Within Burkholderia diffusa, the genomic segment TCGCGAGCTCGTGGAAGCGCCGCACATAGTGAAGCCCGTGAAGGCATGGGACCGTGACGGCACGGTGATCTATTGCCCGTCGTTCAACAAGGTGCTGGCGCCCGGGATGCGGCTCGGCTGGATGAGCGCGGGCCGCTGGCACGCGCGCGTGAAGATGCTCAAGTTCGCGCACAGCCGGCACAACGCCGCGTTGCTGCAGGCCGTCGCGGCCGAATTCGTCGGCTCGGGTGCGTTCGATCGCCACCTGCACCGGTTTCGCGAGCAACTGCGCGTGCAGCGCGATGTGACGATCGATGCGATCGCGCGCCATTTTCCGGCCGGCACGCGGATGAATCGGCCGCCCGGCGGCATGCTGCTTTGGATCGCGTTGCCGGACGGCGTGCGTTCCGAAGCATTGTTCGATGCCGCGCTGGCACGCGGGGTAAGGATCGCGCCAGGCGCGATCTTTTCGAACTCCGACCGCTATGACGCATACATCCGACTTGCCTGCACGCGGGTGTTCGACACGGCACATGAAGCGGCGATCGAAACACTCGGGCAACTGATACGCGACGCGGCGGCCGCTGCGTAAGCAGGACAGGTGTGGGCCGGGCCGGCGCGTTGACCACCGGGCTCGGAGGGCGTGACGGCGGCACGGGGCGGCTGATCCGGCACACCGCGTTCACCCCGGACGGCCGCCGCGCGGCGACGCGCCGACGATGCGATTTCGGCGATTTCATCGGCTGACCGCATGCGCGGCGAGGTGCTGACGGATCAGCGACAGGTAGCGATCGCCGACCGAGAAGTCGCGCGCCGCACGCGGCCGCTCGGCTTGGCGCAGCGTGGCTGGCGCGCTCATGCCCAGGTACCGGCATACCGCCGACGGGAAGGGCTTGCGCGTATGCCCGAGCTGGCGCGCCGCGCGCTCGACGCGGGCGTCGCCGACCTGCGCACGCAACCATGCCAGCACTTGGCGATCGGTGTCGTTGACGATACGGACCAGATGTTCCATCGCGCACCTCACTGTTCATAAATACAGTACTGTAAATATAACCAGTATATGAGGCGATCGCAAGCGCCTGGCCGTTCGGCCAGGGCTCAGCGCACCGGCGCAGGTGTGCCGGCGGTCGGCGATCCCGCCATCCGGGCGGCAGGCGTGGCAGGCGCGGCGGGCGGGACGAGATTCGCGTAGCGCGCGTCGGTCAGCGTGCCGAGAAACGCGACGATATCGTCGATTTCCGCGTCGGTCAGCGCGGGCGGCGTGCCCGGCCGGCGGTTCATCGGCGTCGAATTGACGTTGATGTTGCCGCGATAGGCGGCCGGCACGTCGTCGAACGTCCTGGCGCCGTGATACCAGTAGCCCGGGTCGGTCGAGCGCGTGTTGTAGAACGCGACCGCGTCGCGCAGCGTCGTGAACACGCCGTTGTGCATGAACGTCTGCTTGATCGCGACGTTGCGCAGCCCCGGCGTGCGCAGGTAGCCGCACCATTGCGTCGGCTCGGGCCAGCGCAGCCGCGCAGCCGTATCGCACAGACCATTGTCGAAATGGCGCGGATCGCGATTCGCGGGCAGCGCCCGGTTGCGCGGCACAGCGATCGCGTCGTAGCCGAAATCGGTGAAGAGCGAGCGCTCCGGCCGGCTCGACGTCTCCGACAGCGTATGGCAACTCATGCAGTTGCCCTTGTCGGGATTGCGGAACAACGCCAGGCCGCGCATCTCGGCCGGCGCGAGCGGCTTGCGCGCGCGCAGGTACGCGTCGAAGCGCGACGTGAACGGCGCCATGTCGTCGCTCTGCAGATAGGCTTCGACGGCCGAGCCCAGCGCGTGCACCAGTTGCTCCGGGTCGCGCCGCACCGATGCGCCGAAGCGCGCGGCGAGAGCGTCCGCCAGTTCGGTGCCGTTCACCTTGCGCAGCAGCGCGGCCGGCGCGAGGTTGTTCATCTCGTTCGGGTCGAACAACGGACCGCGGATCTGTTCGGCGAGCGTGTCCGCGCGGCCGTCGCTGAAGAGGCCGCCGAACGGCGATGGCGCGGGAGCGTCGTCGTCCTGGTAGAAGTGGCGGCGCGGCACGTAGCGCAC encodes:
- a CDS encoding cytochrome c peroxidase; this translates as MLGGAALVGHAAPSETILLPGAPPSRVVGTIGNGTPQVTGKVDAAAARFAPDPTLVALGRRIFFDLRLSEPRGMSCAGCHDPGRAFAPTLSAASLAGPGVPEGSRHGRFSQRNAPSLLYVRYVPRRHFYQDDDAPAPSPFGGLFSDGRADTLAEQIRGPLFDPNEMNNLAPAALLRKVNGTELADALAARFGASVRRDPEQLVHALGSAVEAYLQSDDMAPFTSRFDAYLRARKPLAPAEMRGLALFRNPDKGNCMSCHTLSETSSRPERSLFTDFGYDAIAVPRNRALPANRDPRHFDNGLCDTAARLRWPEPTQWCGYLRTPGLRNVAIKQTFMHNGVFTTLRDAVAFYNTRSTDPGYWYHGARTFDDVPAAYRGNINVNSTPMNRRPGTPPALTDAEIDDIVAFLGTLTDARYANLVPPAAPATPAARMAGSPTAGTPAPVR